Proteins from a single region of Mucilaginibacter daejeonensis:
- a CDS encoding ComEC/Rec2 family competence protein, whose protein sequence is MLRIQKSEIPLFYWLLPFVAGIILGLWPVSPNVDSFVEATLLISAVLFLGSGLLYDTAKLHRWPWIGGLLLNILLISGGWYVMRQHDQLSSTDHFSRTNAAYMIVRITDEPRQKGIYTRMVAQVQATVDPRTIQHPATGKMLLTLAADSNSHLLRYGDQLVIPAIYKPIDPPFNPAEFNYKRYLAHQNIYHQAFITRTGLRIIEHDTGNPMVAFALNMRQRLVRSMKMYIHDQQAAAIASTLLLGYKADLSEDVLQAYSKTGTIHVLSVSGAHVAIFFVLISFLLRPFKHHRYGKLLNAVLSVTLVWAYAILTGLSPAVCRAALMLSMLIIGKAGSRQVHALNMLGFSAFVLLVYDPLLITDVGFQLSYLAVFGLVAVQPVIADPWEVENKWLKKLWYLCSASLAAQLVTFPLSIYYFHQFPVYFLISNLLIILPSEAIMMVGLAFLLTTFFPAIHTLSGWLAYLLEHLILFMNAILSYIEHLPFASWGKLWLNGAEHLLLYLVITLLIVYITYRRPYQLLSGVACLLVLCTSLSWKAINSQQHDQLIYLNLKKNTGIIFKTRDQAVVVSDLLPTDKKFNYSIRPCLDSLGVERMTAVPLSADLKTTYLQKRGPLIQFQKRTLLLIEPLLQKMVIANKLTVNDILLTHNPHTDIAPLLRNYRFERLIADANTSKQRSERLKHQADSAGVNLFLLRRNKALITLSKE, encoded by the coding sequence ATGCTCCGCATTCAAAAAAGTGAGATACCGCTTTTCTACTGGCTGCTGCCTTTTGTGGCGGGTATCATTTTGGGCTTGTGGCCGGTCTCTCCCAATGTTGACAGCTTTGTTGAAGCGACCTTGCTGATCAGTGCAGTGCTCTTCTTAGGATCGGGCTTACTTTACGATACTGCGAAGCTTCACCGATGGCCTTGGATAGGTGGCCTGTTATTGAACATCCTGCTCATTAGCGGCGGATGGTATGTGATGCGACAGCATGACCAGCTTAGCTCCACTGATCATTTCTCCCGAACGAACGCTGCATACATGATCGTACGTATCACCGACGAACCGCGCCAAAAAGGGATATACACCCGTATGGTGGCTCAGGTACAAGCTACGGTAGATCCCCGGACCATTCAACATCCTGCTACCGGCAAAATGCTGCTTACCCTGGCAGCCGACAGCAACAGCCACTTATTGCGTTACGGCGATCAGTTGGTCATACCCGCTATCTATAAGCCCATTGATCCGCCTTTTAACCCGGCTGAATTCAATTACAAACGCTATCTGGCCCATCAGAACATCTACCATCAGGCTTTCATTACAAGGACAGGCTTGCGTATCATCGAACACGATACTGGTAACCCGATGGTCGCTTTCGCATTGAACATGCGCCAGCGGCTGGTAAGGTCAATGAAGATGTACATTCATGACCAGCAAGCCGCCGCCATTGCGAGCACTTTGCTGCTTGGTTATAAAGCCGACCTAAGCGAGGATGTGCTTCAGGCTTACTCTAAGACCGGCACTATCCACGTGCTGTCGGTCTCCGGTGCACATGTGGCGATTTTCTTTGTACTGATCAGCTTCTTGCTTCGTCCGTTTAAGCATCACCGATACGGTAAGCTGCTCAACGCGGTGCTATCCGTCACCCTGGTCTGGGCTTATGCCATACTTACGGGCCTGTCACCTGCCGTGTGCAGGGCTGCGCTGATGCTGAGTATGCTGATCATTGGCAAGGCCGGATCAAGGCAAGTGCATGCGCTGAACATGCTGGGCTTTTCGGCATTTGTATTGCTCGTTTATGACCCATTGCTCATCACCGATGTTGGCTTTCAGTTGTCTTACCTTGCGGTGTTCGGCTTGGTGGCTGTGCAGCCGGTGATCGCCGACCCTTGGGAAGTGGAGAACAAGTGGCTAAAAAAACTGTGGTACTTATGCTCTGCTTCACTTGCCGCGCAACTGGTCACCTTCCCGCTAAGCATTTATTATTTCCACCAGTTCCCGGTATACTTCCTGATCAGTAACCTGCTTATCATACTTCCATCGGAAGCGATCATGATGGTAGGCCTGGCGTTTTTGCTCACGACCTTCTTCCCGGCCATTCACACCCTCAGCGGTTGGCTCGCATACTTGCTCGAGCATTTGATCTTGTTCATGAACGCCATATTAAGTTATATCGAACACTTACCTTTCGCCAGTTGGGGTAAACTTTGGCTTAATGGCGCCGAACATCTGCTGCTATACCTGGTGATCACATTGCTCATCGTGTACATCACTTATCGTCGACCATACCAATTACTTAGCGGTGTGGCCTGCTTACTTGTACTTTGTACCAGCTTGAGTTGGAAAGCGATCAATTCGCAGCAACATGACCAGCTGATCTATCTCAACCTTAAAAAGAACACCGGTATCATATTTAAAACGCGGGACCAAGCCGTTGTGGTAAGTGACCTGCTCCCTACCGACAAGAAGTTCAATTACAGCATCCGCCCTTGTTTGGATAGTCTCGGCGTTGAGCGAATGACGGCGGTGCCACTATCTGCAGACCTAAAGACGACGTACTTGCAAAAAAGGGGTCCGCTGATCCAGTTCCAAAAAAGAACTCTACTACTGATTGAACCTTTGCTGCAAAAAATGGTCATAGCTAACAAACTAACGGTGAACGACATCCTGTTGACGCATAACCCACATACCGATATTGCACCCCTGTTGCGTAACTACCGCTTTGAGCGTTTGATAGCTGATGCTAATACCAGCAAACAGCGCAGCGAGCGTTTAAAACATCAGGCCGACAGTGCCGGCGTGAATTTATTTTTATTACGACGTAACAAAGCCCTGATAACGCTATCTAAAGAATAA
- a CDS encoding DUF808 domain-containing protein, with product MASGFFAILDDIGALMDDVAVATKVATGKTAGILGDDLAVNAEKATGFLSSRELPVLWAITKGSFLNKLIIVPIVLLLNAFFPIAIKIVLVLGGFYLAYEGVEKVIEFLFHRNKAGHEVIAERQDDQDAEKTKIRSAITTDMILSIEIVIIALSSVIDSSLTTQILTVSIVSILATVGVYGIVAIIVRMDDTGYKLIKLGNNKGMLLSVGNGLVKALPVIIKILSVVGTIALILVSGGIFSHNIEYAHHLLPSLPSFLKDLLLGIAGGLITVALVMAGKWLYKTVKPAA from the coding sequence ATGGCCTCAGGTTTTTTTGCGATACTGGATGATATTGGCGCTTTAATGGACGATGTTGCCGTGGCCACCAAAGTGGCGACCGGTAAAACGGCCGGCATATTGGGCGACGACCTTGCCGTTAACGCCGAAAAAGCCACCGGTTTTTTGTCCTCCCGCGAGTTGCCGGTATTATGGGCTATAACCAAGGGTTCCTTCCTGAACAAGCTCATCATCGTTCCGATCGTGTTGCTGCTTAACGCTTTCTTTCCCATTGCGATCAAGATCGTATTGGTGCTGGGCGGATTTTATCTGGCTTACGAAGGCGTGGAGAAAGTGATCGAGTTCTTGTTCCACCGCAATAAGGCCGGCCACGAAGTGATCGCCGAGCGACAGGACGACCAGGACGCCGAAAAGACCAAGATCAGGTCGGCCATCACTACCGACATGATCTTATCGATCGAGATCGTGATCATTGCTTTGAGTTCTGTTATCGATAGCAGCCTTACTACTCAAATATTGACGGTTTCTATCGTATCTATATTAGCCACCGTAGGTGTGTACGGCATCGTGGCCATCATCGTAAGGATGGATGATACCGGTTATAAACTTATCAAATTGGGCAATAACAAGGGCATGCTGCTAAGCGTAGGTAACGGATTGGTGAAAGCGCTGCCGGTGATCATCAAGATACTCAGTGTAGTGGGTACCATAGCCCTTATCCTGGTATCGGGCGGCATCTTCTCGCATAACATTGAGTATGCTCATCATTTGTTGCCTTCTCTTCCATCGTTCCTGAAAGACCTACTGCTGGGCATTGCCGGCGGACTGATCACCGTAGCTTTAGTGATGGCCGGTAAATGGTTGTATAAAACGGTGAAGCCAGCTGCATAG
- a CDS encoding DUF6588 family protein: MKKPLLPLIMVLSLGLYQAKAQDGVSQLLRTAPDDATKLLNAYADPLFKGLGTGINNGWANTAKSKGLLHFELRVSASGTFTPTGDKSFDVTQLGLSNNVRLAPGSPSTSPTFGGNSGATPAKLDLYSNNGNKVDQFTLPGRITPITPAPQVQLTLGLIHNTDVTIRYIPKVKLGSDNIGKLGLIGFGLKHNIMEDIFGGIGGKLVPFDLAIAAGYTRLNYELPLEVRPSSGKVPDASSVGRTDFSDQRLEGHFNGFNLQAIISKKLVFFTPFAAVGYNTTRANVALAGNFPVTNGLATYTVYTDPITIKRNAINAFKVDAGFQLDLAIFKFYASGSLAKYKSVTAGIGLSL; the protein is encoded by the coding sequence ATGAAAAAACCATTACTTCCCCTAATTATGGTGCTTTCGCTTGGCCTCTATCAAGCTAAGGCACAGGATGGTGTATCTCAATTATTAAGAACGGCACCTGACGATGCCACTAAACTATTGAATGCCTACGCTGATCCCCTTTTTAAAGGGTTAGGTACCGGCATCAACAATGGATGGGCCAATACGGCCAAGTCAAAAGGGCTGCTGCATTTTGAGCTAAGGGTGTCGGCCTCGGGTACGTTTACTCCTACAGGCGATAAAAGCTTTGATGTTACACAGTTGGGCCTATCCAACAACGTACGTTTAGCGCCCGGTAGCCCAAGCACCAGCCCTACATTTGGCGGTAACAGTGGCGCCACGCCGGCCAAGCTTGACCTGTATAGCAACAACGGCAACAAGGTGGATCAGTTCACTCTGCCCGGCCGCATCACTCCTATAACTCCTGCACCTCAGGTACAACTGACCTTAGGGTTAATCCACAACACCGACGTCACCATACGTTACATCCCTAAAGTGAAGTTAGGCAGTGATAATATTGGCAAACTTGGCCTGATCGGCTTTGGCCTAAAGCATAACATCATGGAAGATATATTTGGCGGCATTGGCGGCAAATTGGTTCCATTTGACCTGGCCATTGCCGCAGGTTACACCCGTTTGAACTATGAGCTGCCTTTGGAAGTACGCCCAAGCTCGGGCAAGGTGCCCGACGCCTCAAGCGTAGGACGTACCGATTTTAGCGATCAGCGACTGGAGGGCCACTTTAACGGTTTCAACTTACAAGCGATCATCTCTAAAAAACTGGTGTTCTTTACTCCATTTGCCGCCGTAGGCTACAACACTACCCGTGCTAACGTGGCTTTGGCCGGTAACTTCCCCGTAACCAATGGTTTGGCCACTTACACGGTCTATACCGACCCTATCACGATCAAGCGCAATGCCATAAATGCCTTTAAAGTAGATGCCGGTTTTCAGCTTGATCTGGCCATCTTCAAATTTTACGCATCAGGAAGCTTAGCTAAATATAAGTCAGTTACCGCAGGTATCGGCTTAAGTCTGTAA
- a CDS encoding RluA family pseudouridine synthase — protein MASETELIDVEEQDLYEHLRIVVDKGQSLLRIDKFLMHRIENASRNRIQNAIELGNVLVNDKLAKSSYRVKPLDVISVVLPHPPRDTEVYPENIPLDITYEDDDVLVVNKPAGLVVHPGYNNYTGTLVNGLVYHFEQLPTLPGNDGRPGLVHRIDKDTSGLLLISKNERAMTWLARQFYEHTITRKYVALAWGDIEQDGTVTGYIGRSIADRRVMSIYDDETKGKWSVTHYKVLERFGYVTLIECQLETGRTHQIRAHMKHIGHPLFSDATYGGDKIVKGTSFSKYKQFVENCFELMPRQALHAQTLGFVHPTTRERIHFEAPIPADMEAVLQKWRKYIAAGVEQNAG, from the coding sequence ATGGCAAGCGAAACCGAATTGATTGACGTAGAAGAACAGGACCTTTATGAGCACCTGCGTATCGTGGTGGACAAAGGTCAATCCCTGCTACGCATCGATAAATTTTTGATGCACCGTATCGAGAACGCTTCGCGCAACCGCATCCAAAATGCCATTGAGCTGGGAAACGTGCTGGTGAACGATAAGCTGGCCAAATCGAGCTATCGTGTTAAGCCATTGGATGTGATATCGGTGGTGTTGCCTCATCCGCCACGCGATACTGAAGTTTACCCTGAGAACATTCCGTTAGACATCACCTACGAGGATGATGATGTACTGGTGGTGAACAAACCTGCCGGCCTGGTGGTACACCCGGGTTATAATAACTACACCGGCACGCTGGTGAACGGGCTAGTGTACCATTTTGAGCAACTGCCTACCTTGCCGGGTAATGATGGAAGGCCAGGATTGGTACACCGCATAGACAAGGACACGTCTGGTCTGTTACTCATCAGCAAGAACGAACGGGCCATGACCTGGCTGGCGCGTCAGTTCTATGAGCACACCATCACCCGTAAATACGTAGCATTAGCCTGGGGCGATATAGAGCAGGACGGCACCGTGACCGGTTATATTGGCCGTAGCATTGCCGATAGGCGTGTTATGAGCATTTATGACGACGAGACCAAAGGCAAGTGGTCGGTGACCCATTACAAAGTGCTCGAACGCTTCGGCTACGTTACCCTGATCGAATGCCAATTGGAGACCGGCCGCACACACCAGATCCGGGCGCATATGAAGCATATTGGGCATCCGCTGTTCAGTGATGCTACCTATGGCGGCGATAAGATCGTGAAAGGGACCAGCTTTAGTAAATATAAGCAATTTGTAGAGAATTGCTTTGAGCTGATGCCCCGCCAGGCCCTACATGCGCAAACGCTTGGCTTTGTGCACCCGACCACCCGTGAACGTATTCATTTTGAAGCCCCCATACCTGCCGATATGGAAGCTGTGCTCCAAAAGTGGCGAAAATATATTGCCGCCGGAGTAGAGCAAAATGCCGGCTGA
- a CDS encoding MerR family transcriptional regulator, which yields MPYKERDINKMYYTMGEVTAMFGVNHSLLRYYEKEFDVLQPKKNKKGNRYFTTEDIENLKIIFHLVRDKGFTIQGAKDHMKSNTNEVKDQQTILNSLENLKKFLLEVRDAL from the coding sequence ATGCCTTATAAAGAACGCGACATCAACAAAATGTACTATACCATGGGCGAGGTTACGGCCATGTTCGGCGTTAACCATTCGTTGCTGAGGTACTACGAAAAGGAATTTGATGTACTGCAGCCCAAAAAGAACAAAAAAGGCAACCGCTATTTTACCACCGAGGACATCGAGAACCTCAAGATCATCTTCCACCTGGTGCGCGACAAAGGCTTCACCATCCAAGGCGCAAAAGACCACATGAAGAGCAACACCAACGAGGTAAAAGATCAGCAAACCATTCTCAACTCCCTGGAGAACCTAAAGAAGTTCCTGTTAGAGGTGAGGGACGCGTTGTAG
- a CDS encoding DUF4412 domain-containing protein, with amino-acid sequence MNRFFTVAMGVALSTLALSASAQKNYTEGLATYTGSAGGQTLEAKVYFKGDSSATVMQQGPANIKVLGFKDEYMAVLVDVPVANIKKAAVASPGELEDIMSKLPSFTFTPGTETKQIAGFNCKKVVAKDTKTNTSFDAWVTNDISAPASAYSQLYAKCGGFPVQFTITQRGQNVTNTLKSITDTKAPAGTFGIPAGFDKITMTDLSAMSGGR; translated from the coding sequence ATGAATAGATTTTTCACCGTTGCGATGGGTGTTGCCCTAAGCACCCTGGCCCTGAGTGCCAGCGCACAAAAAAACTACACCGAAGGTTTGGCTACTTATACCGGTAGTGCAGGCGGTCAAACATTAGAGGCCAAAGTATATTTCAAAGGCGATTCATCAGCTACGGTAATGCAACAAGGTCCGGCCAACATTAAAGTGTTGGGCTTTAAAGACGAGTACATGGCCGTTTTGGTCGATGTTCCTGTAGCTAACATCAAAAAAGCTGCTGTTGCCAGCCCTGGCGAATTGGAAGACATCATGTCAAAACTGCCAAGTTTTACCTTCACTCCTGGCACCGAGACCAAGCAGATCGCTGGTTTCAACTGCAAAAAAGTTGTAGCTAAGGACACCAAGACCAATACTTCATTTGATGCATGGGTAACTAACGACATCAGTGCACCGGCAAGTGCTTACAGTCAATTATATGCAAAATGCGGTGGTTTCCCGGTACAATTCACGATCACTCAACGTGGCCAAAACGTGACCAACACCCTCAAGAGTATCACTGATACTAAAGCACCTGCTGGTACTTTCGGTATCCCTGCTGGTTTCGATAAGATCACGATGACCGACCTGAGCGCCATGAGCGGCGGCAGATAA
- a CDS encoding aminotransferase class IV: MPADLFSKRMMPHFINFNGQLVAADSPLLTVGNRAFKYGDGLFESMRFIDGQLKFAALHADRLQNGMKALKLEGYTYLDAWFLKEKAEELATWNKARNGRLRLTVYRDADGLYTPTDNRSGWCLEMVPDGKTGYLLNQKGLLMDVYTEILKPLNYLSNYKTCNSLPYVMAGLYKEQHKLDDVFLLNQQGFLCESTSSNVFVWYNDHLYTPALSEGCVAGVMRQAVMEICKEHEIPVTEAQINPDILNEAEEVFITNASRGIQWVIGFGIKRYFNNLSKKLNDELNKK; the protein is encoded by the coding sequence ATGCCGGCTGATCTGTTCTCTAAGCGCATGATGCCTCATTTTATTAATTTTAATGGCCAGCTGGTAGCAGCTGATAGCCCCCTCCTTACCGTTGGCAACCGTGCTTTTAAATATGGCGATGGTCTTTTTGAAAGTATGCGGTTCATTGACGGGCAACTCAAATTCGCAGCATTACACGCCGATAGGCTGCAAAATGGCATGAAAGCGCTAAAGCTCGAAGGCTATACTTACCTTGATGCGTGGTTCTTAAAAGAGAAGGCCGAAGAATTGGCTACCTGGAACAAAGCCCGCAACGGCCGCCTGAGGCTTACGGTTTACAGAGACGCTGATGGTTTGTACACACCCACCGATAACCGCTCTGGATGGTGCCTGGAGATGGTACCCGATGGTAAGACCGGTTATCTGCTCAACCAAAAAGGCCTACTAATGGATGTGTACACCGAGATTCTGAAGCCGCTGAACTATCTATCCAACTACAAAACGTGTAACTCGTTGCCTTATGTGATGGCCGGACTGTACAAAGAGCAGCATAAGCTGGATGATGTGTTTCTGCTAAACCAGCAAGGCTTTTTATGTGAGTCAACCAGTTCTAACGTTTTTGTTTGGTATAACGACCATTTGTATACGCCAGCCCTAAGCGAAGGTTGTGTGGCCGGAGTGATGCGCCAGGCCGTGATGGAAATATGCAAGGAGCACGAGATACCCGTAACGGAGGCGCAGATCAATCCCGATATTCTGAACGAGGCAGAAGAGGTATTCATCACTAACGCCAGCCGGGGAATACAGTGGGTGATCGGCTTTGGCATTAAACGTTACTTCAATAACCTGAGCAAAAAACTGAACGACGAATTGAATAAAAAGTGA